From the genome of Spinacia oleracea cultivar Varoflay chromosome 2, BTI_SOV_V1, whole genome shotgun sequence, one region includes:
- the LOC130466815 gene encoding protein MAINTENANCE OF MERISTEMS-like, with amino-acid sequence MRWWWDTTNTFHFPWGEMTITPEDYTALTGFTFTGNPVLLGSNGPPPTVAEGTRLLGSWMGMRLPSYQPRGIPFADLMWALEHGVEESSLRQARLFYLHFITSTFLSGPTDTFDPRWIGMVEDVSTLGDYCWGNLGYATLVGQMSLAVRDSDPCRRHFVITLAGVPRLIELWAFEHLPWLAPRKGQRPLEYPAGHRWGWKKKLTARPPPDTVLDLIRDGNPEHVVWTTWLSFSGTYASVRDSYALSQMRVLFVGRRDPVWYLGERVRMQTVGVFSVPKPPPATMLSTRSIGESWRVHSRTGVPATELVIAGASYY; translated from the exons atgaggtggtggtgggataccaccaacactttccattttccttggggtgagatgacgatcactcctgaggactacacggctttgacgggcttcacctttacagggaaccccgttctcCTGGGGTCGAATGGCCCACCGCCGAcggttgctgagggtaccaggctcctgggctcgtggatgggcatgagattgccttcgtaccagccccgtgggataccttttgctgacctgatgtgggccctGGAGCATGGAGTGGAGGAGTCGTCTTTGAGACAGgcccggctgttctacctccattttattacttccacttttctatcgggtccgactgacacctttgacccgaggtggataggcatggtggaggacgtctCTACGCTGGGTGACTATTGCTGGGGCAATTTGGGCTACGCGACgctcgtcggccagatgagtttggcggtgcgcgactcggacccgtgtagacgtcactttgtcattacattggcgggagtgccgcgtttgatcgag ctgtgggcttttgagcacttgccttggctggctccccgaaaggggcagaggcctttggagtaccctgccggtcatcgttggggttggaagaagaagctgactgcGCGTccgccgcccgataccgtgttggatctcattcgggacgggaaccctgagcat gtggtttggaccacATGGCTCTCCTTTAGTGGTacttatgcttcggtcagggatagttatgccctgagccagatgcgggtcttgttcgttggccgccgcgaCCCTGtttggtacctgggagagcgagtacgtatgcagacggtcggggttttttcggtgcctaagcctccgcctgcgaccatgctgtctactcgttcgataggcgagtcgtggagggtccactcgaggactggcgtgccggcgacggagttggtgatagcgggagctagctattattag